A genomic segment from Pedobacter sp. MC2016-14 encodes:
- the coaD gene encoding pantetheine-phosphate adenylyltransferase has translation MKIALFPGSFDPITIAHVDILKRALPLFDKIVIGIGLNSSKQGFLTAQKREEIVKAVFSEDKNVEIALYEGLTVDFCKKINASYMVRGLRSVADFEYEKAIAQINQTMMPQMETIFILSKPEYSAISSTIVRDILRNNGDVSAFMPQAAMEFLKQTT, from the coding sequence ATGAAAATAGCATTGTTTCCCGGTTCTTTTGACCCCATTACCATTGCCCATGTAGATATCTTAAAACGTGCCCTGCCATTATTTGATAAAATTGTGATTGGTATAGGATTAAACAGCTCAAAACAAGGCTTTTTAACCGCGCAAAAACGGGAAGAAATTGTAAAAGCCGTTTTTTCTGAAGATAAAAATGTAGAAATAGCGCTTTATGAAGGGCTTACGGTAGACTTCTGCAAAAAGATTAATGCCAGTTATATGGTACGTGGGCTTCGATCCGTTGCAGATTTTGAATACGAAAAAGCAATCGCACAAATCAATCAGACTATGATGCCCCAAATGGAAACTATTTTTATCCTCAGCAAGCCAGAATATTCAGCCATCAGCTCCACCATTGTCAGGGATATTCTCCGCAACAATGGTGATGTAAGTGCTTTTATGCCACAAGCAGCGATGGAATTTTTAAAGCAAACAACTTAA
- a CDS encoding NADH:flavin oxidoreductase, protein MSTANLFRPFNLKSLNIKNRIVMAPMTRSFSPDGVPTAEVATYYKKRAAGEVGLILSEGTVIDRPSSSNDANIPHFYGTAALAGWKGVINSVHEAGGQMGPQIWHMGVMENHHSGWKPAVPFEGPSSFNRPGFENGVAMTDADIADTIAAYGQAAADAKALGFDTVELHGAHQYLIDQFFWEGTNNRTDGYGGKTLAERTRFGVEVIKEVRKRVGEDFALIIRLSQFKPAAYDFKLAKTEAEMEQWLTPLADAGIDIFHCSQRRFWEPEFEGSDLNFAGWAKKITGKPTITVGSVGLDGDFFGAFAGESSQPSSLDELMRRMDRGDFDLVAVGRPLLADPEWVTKIRENRLDELEGFTKDALARLV, encoded by the coding sequence ATGAGTACAGCAAATTTATTCAGGCCGTTTAACCTGAAATCCTTAAATATTAAAAACAGGATAGTAATGGCGCCCATGACGCGCTCATTTTCACCTGATGGTGTGCCTACAGCCGAGGTTGCCACTTATTATAAAAAAAGAGCAGCCGGAGAGGTAGGCTTAATTTTGTCTGAAGGAACTGTGATTGACCGGCCTTCATCATCTAATGATGCAAACATTCCTCATTTTTACGGTACAGCTGCCTTAGCAGGATGGAAAGGCGTAATTAATAGTGTACATGAGGCTGGCGGGCAAATGGGGCCGCAAATCTGGCATATGGGCGTAATGGAGAATCACCATTCTGGCTGGAAACCTGCTGTTCCTTTTGAGGGACCATCGAGCTTTAACAGACCGGGATTTGAGAATGGTGTAGCCATGACTGATGCCGACATTGCAGATACCATTGCAGCTTATGGACAGGCTGCTGCTGATGCTAAGGCCCTGGGATTTGATACTGTGGAACTTCATGGCGCCCACCAATACTTAATAGACCAGTTTTTTTGGGAAGGTACAAATAACCGTACTGATGGCTATGGTGGTAAAACGCTTGCAGAGCGGACTCGTTTTGGTGTAGAGGTTATTAAAGAAGTGCGTAAAAGAGTGGGTGAAGATTTCGCTTTAATTATTCGCCTGTCACAGTTTAAACCTGCTGCTTATGATTTTAAACTTGCAAAAACAGAAGCAGAGATGGAGCAATGGTTAACACCGCTTGCGGACGCTGGAATAGATATTTTTCATTGTTCTCAGCGTCGTTTTTGGGAGCCCGAGTTTGAGGGTTCTGACTTAAACTTTGCCGGCTGGGCTAAAAAAATTACCGGAAAACCAACCATTACGGTAGGCTCCGTTGGTTTGGATGGCGATTTTTTTGGTGCATTTGCAGGCGAAAGCTCACAGCCAAGTTCTTTAGATGAGCTGATGCGCAGAATGGATAGGGGTGATTTTGACCTTGTTGCGGTGGGAAGGCCTTTGCTGGCAGATCCGGAATGGGTAACAAAAATCAGGGAAAACCGTTTAGATGAATTGGAGGGTTTTACAAAAGACGCGCTGGCCAGATTGGTTTAG
- a CDS encoding ATP-dependent RecD-like DNA helicase, which produces MDKAELIASSYPFKPTAEQLVFCTKVAGFLAAELDDACFILRGYAGTGKTTSVAALVKSLNRFKLRATLLAPTGRAAKVMGNYTGRTALTIHKKIYRKRVAAAIDMSFQLAPNLAEHTLFIVDEASMIADEWNTQSGSSFLKDLLEFIYNGKNCGVIFVGDTAQLPPVGSIDSPALNKSYLQDNFGLRVTEVELKEVVRQEKKSGILANATMLRKMIHAHEQDEMPIPKFKTKGYKDIFRMTGVKLVEGLEYAYGKFDIENTLMVCRSNKSANVYNQQIRSRLLYREEELTGGDQIMVVRNNYFWLPDNESTSFIANGDMARITRVRNVEERYGFRFSEVQMEFLDYPDAGAITCKVMLDTLQAESPNLSYEESKKLFEGLSLDYEHITNKRERLNAIKDDPYYNALQIKFAYAVTCHKAQGGQWDAVFVDQGYLTDEMIDLDFLRWLYTAVTRAKSELFLVNFAQTLFTEPLEDQY; this is translated from the coding sequence ATGGATAAAGCCGAACTAATTGCCTCTTCGTACCCTTTTAAGCCAACGGCAGAGCAGCTGGTGTTTTGTACTAAAGTTGCAGGGTTTTTAGCTGCTGAATTGGATGATGCCTGCTTTATATTAAGGGGCTATGCGGGAACTGGGAAAACTACTTCTGTAGCAGCGCTGGTTAAATCACTTAACCGGTTTAAGTTGAGGGCAACTTTACTGGCCCCTACAGGGAGGGCGGCTAAAGTGATGGGCAATTATACAGGCAGAACAGCATTAACCATCCATAAAAAAATCTACAGAAAGCGGGTGGCTGCCGCTATAGATATGTCTTTTCAGCTGGCGCCAAACCTGGCAGAACATACTTTGTTTATTGTTGATGAGGCATCTATGATTGCTGATGAGTGGAACACGCAAAGTGGATCTTCTTTTTTGAAAGACTTGTTAGAATTTATATACAATGGCAAGAACTGTGGGGTAATCTTTGTAGGTGATACAGCACAATTGCCTCCGGTTGGTAGTATAGATAGTCCGGCTTTAAATAAAAGCTATTTACAGGATAACTTTGGTCTGAGGGTTACAGAGGTAGAATTAAAAGAGGTGGTGCGCCAGGAAAAAAAATCAGGCATACTGGCCAATGCTACGATGCTTCGGAAAATGATTCATGCGCATGAACAGGACGAAATGCCGATTCCTAAATTTAAGACCAAAGGTTATAAGGATATTTTTAGAATGACGGGTGTAAAACTTGTTGAAGGGCTGGAATATGCTTATGGTAAGTTTGATATAGAAAATACCTTAATGGTTTGCCGGTCTAACAAATCTGCGAATGTATACAACCAGCAAATACGCAGCCGCTTGTTGTACCGTGAGGAAGAGTTGACTGGTGGTGACCAGATTATGGTGGTGCGCAACAATTATTTCTGGCTGCCCGATAATGAATCTACTTCTTTTATTGCCAATGGGGATATGGCCAGAATAACACGGGTAAGAAATGTTGAGGAACGTTATGGTTTTAGGTTTAGTGAGGTGCAAATGGAGTTCTTGGATTATCCAGATGCAGGTGCAATTACCTGCAAGGTGATGCTGGATACTTTACAAGCAGAAAGTCCTAATCTTTCTTATGAGGAAAGTAAGAAATTATTTGAAGGCCTTTCTTTGGATTATGAACACATTACCAATAAAAGAGAGCGTTTAAATGCCATAAAAGATGATCCTTATTATAATGCGTTGCAAATTAAATTTGCCTACGCAGTAACCTGCCACAAAGCGCAGGGCGGACAATGGGATGCTGTGTTTGTTGATCAGGGTTACCTGACGGATGAAATGATAGACCTTGACTTTTTACGCTGGTTATATACAGCAGTAACAAGGGCAAAAAGTGAACTATTCCTGGTTAACTTTGCACAAACCCTTTTTACAGAGCCGCTTGAAGATCAATATTAA
- a CDS encoding DUF3822 family protein, producing the protein MINKKSILLVDPEFDQNATSACTLLVKASLDSFSYAIIHPASKKLLLVYDQQECVDVARNMATALKEDQYLQLPFANIKISVYTVNSIAIPNEIFDISTINSYTRYFAEESSANIYVQPHTSFGFKSIFTFRQFIEENLNACLESAKRYDHLAPTLALNRTFSGNSLFLDFTAGSFQAVYTADQKLVFYNAFEIENSEEFNYYLLLICQQLQVDQSLCNVYLSGIIHNEDSNHNVISKYFEKISLNTPEYTGLDLSLLDDMPTQYYTNLLALNLCE; encoded by the coding sequence ATGATCAATAAAAAAAGCATCTTACTGGTAGACCCGGAATTTGACCAAAATGCGACCTCCGCTTGCACTTTACTAGTAAAGGCAAGCTTAGATAGCTTCAGCTACGCCATTATTCATCCTGCCAGTAAAAAGCTGCTTCTGGTTTACGACCAGCAAGAATGTGTTGATGTTGCCCGCAATATGGCCACAGCACTTAAAGAAGATCAATATTTACAATTGCCTTTTGCCAACATCAAGATCTCGGTATATACTGTAAATTCTATAGCTATACCAAATGAAATCTTTGATATCAGCACAATAAACAGCTATACCAGATATTTCGCAGAAGAGTCTTCTGCCAACATTTACGTACAGCCCCATACCTCTTTTGGCTTTAAATCTATATTCACATTTCGTCAGTTTATAGAAGAAAATTTAAATGCTTGTCTTGAAAGCGCTAAGCGTTATGATCACCTTGCACCTACCCTTGCCTTAAACCGTACCTTCAGCGGCAATAGCTTGTTCTTAGACTTTACTGCAGGTTCTTTTCAAGCTGTATATACAGCAGACCAAAAACTGGTTTTTTACAATGCATTTGAAATTGAAAACAGCGAAGAGTTCAATTACTACCTTTTGCTGATCTGTCAGCAATTGCAGGTAGATCAAAGCCTTTGCAATGTTTACCTTAGTGGTATTATTCACAATGAAGATTCAAACCATAATGTAATCAGCAAGTATTTTGAAAAAATCAGTCTGAATACGCCGGAATACACCGGTCTGGATTTAAGCTTGCTAGATGATATGCCGACCCAATATTACACAAATTTATTAGCGCTCAACCTATGCGAATAA
- a CDS encoding RsmD family RNA methyltransferase: protein MRIIGGRLKGIRFEAPASLPVRPTTDMAKEALFNILYNTYDFESCNVLDLFCGTGNVSFEFASRAAATVTAVDKHSGCVYWVKSMIEKHKLDEIDVQKGDVFKFLENHKKSYQIIFADPPYDLPTIPLIPQLVAQNNLLTPNGILIVEHPSLLKLNAQPGYKETRRYGNSSFSFFEHKTP from the coding sequence ATGCGAATAATTGGAGGAAGATTAAAAGGTATCCGCTTTGAGGCGCCTGCAAGTCTGCCGGTAAGGCCCACAACAGATATGGCCAAAGAGGCCCTTTTCAATATCCTGTACAATACTTATGACTTTGAAAGCTGTAACGTTCTTGACCTTTTTTGTGGTACCGGAAATGTCAGTTTTGAATTCGCCTCCCGTGCTGCGGCAACCGTTACTGCGGTTGATAAACATTCTGGCTGTGTATATTGGGTAAAATCAATGATAGAGAAGCATAAACTTGATGAAATTGACGTGCAAAAAGGAGATGTTTTTAAATTTTTGGAAAACCATAAAAAGTCATACCAAATCATCTTTGCAGACCCCCCTTATGATTTACCTACCATTCCGTTGATCCCTCAACTTGTTGCACAAAACAACCTGTTAACGCCCAATGGAATACTTATTGTAGAGCACCCATCCTTATTGAAATTAAACGCACAACCAGGTTACAAAGAAACCCGGAGGTATGGCAATTCTTCATTTAGTTTCTTTGAGCATAAAACCCCTTAA
- a CDS encoding DUF4249 domain-containing protein translates to MLNYIKFFCFIIIAISLSACEKVIDVKLDTPASVLVIEGSLTDQLGTQTIKITESVPYTSSNIYPAVTGAIVNVTDDAGHSYTYTESSPGIYTIAALKGESGRTYTMNVSVKNTIYKALSTMPQPVAIDSLSIKNITFGGDDNKQVQVHYKDPVAVANQYRFILKVNGIQTKQVFTENDRFTDGNEVTSILFYSEDDNKELAIGDKADVEMQCIDKNIFTYWSTLSQQTQNGPGGGVTPGNPPSNINNGALGYFSAHTLAKANITLK, encoded by the coding sequence ATGCTCAATTATATCAAATTCTTTTGCTTCATCATCATCGCTATCTCTCTAAGTGCCTGCGAAAAGGTTATTGATGTAAAACTGGATACTCCGGCAAGCGTATTGGTAATTGAAGGGAGCCTGACAGATCAGCTGGGTACCCAAACCATTAAAATTACGGAATCTGTTCCTTACACCTCCAGCAATATCTACCCCGCAGTTACCGGTGCCATTGTAAATGTTACCGATGACGCCGGCCATTCCTATACTTATACAGAAAGTAGTCCTGGAATTTACACCATAGCTGCATTGAAGGGAGAAAGCGGCCGTACCTATACCATGAATGTATCTGTAAAAAACACAATCTACAAAGCTCTTTCTACCATGCCCCAGCCGGTAGCCATCGATTCCCTAAGTATAAAAAACATTACGTTTGGTGGAGATGATAACAAACAAGTCCAAGTTCATTATAAAGACCCGGTGGCAGTTGCGAACCAGTACCGTTTCATTTTAAAAGTGAATGGCATACAAACCAAACAAGTATTTACAGAAAACGATCGTTTTACTGATGGTAATGAAGTAACCAGCATTTTATTTTATAGTGAAGACGATAACAAAGAGCTGGCCATAGGTGATAAAGCAGATGTAGAGATGCAATGCATTGATAAAAATATTTTTACCTACTGGAGCACTTTAAGTCAGCAAACCCAAAACGGGCCTGGCGGTGGGGTAACCCCTGGCAATCCGCCTTCAAACATCAATAATGGCGCATTGGGATACTTTAGTGCGCATACCCTGGCCAAAGCAAACATTACATTAAAATAG
- a CDS encoding helix-turn-helix transcriptional regulator: protein MEQLEIFKALSNKSRLQILAWLKEPEQHFPSQEHADFRTVGVCVGQIQQKAGLTQSTVSEYLSILQRAGLIESTRVGQWTYYKRNEAAFAALSNLIKTEI from the coding sequence ATGGAACAACTGGAGATTTTCAAAGCCCTGTCTAATAAAAGCCGACTGCAGATTTTGGCTTGGCTAAAAGAACCGGAGCAGCATTTCCCCTCACAGGAGCATGCCGATTTCAGGACTGTTGGGGTATGTGTGGGTCAGATTCAGCAAAAGGCGGGGTTGACACAATCAACAGTTTCAGAATACCTGTCCATATTGCAGCGCGCGGGACTAATAGAATCGACCAGGGTGGGGCAGTGGACCTATTACAAAAGAAATGAGGCAGCTTTTGCTGCCTTGAGCAATTTAATTAAAACGGAAATATAA
- a CDS encoding SRPBCC family protein, which produces MTIIESATELNAPVEKVYAFLADLNNHQQLMPENIYNWSSTEDEASFTIQNMAKLAIKISSRIANQELVAIPSEKAPFDIELKWTVQANENGGTTATHILSADLNMMMKMLAAGPLQKLADHQTSRLKEVLG; this is translated from the coding sequence ATGACTATCATTGAAAGTGCCACTGAGCTGAATGCACCCGTAGAAAAAGTCTACGCCTTTTTAGCTGATTTAAATAACCATCAGCAATTGATGCCCGAAAACATCTACAACTGGTCTTCTACGGAAGACGAGGCTAGTTTTACGATTCAAAATATGGCTAAGCTAGCCATAAAAATTTCCAGCAGGATAGCCAATCAAGAACTGGTAGCCATTCCTTCAGAAAAAGCACCCTTTGATATTGAATTGAAATGGACAGTACAAGCCAATGAAAATGGTGGCACCACTGCTACACATATTTTATCAGCAGATTTAAATATGATGATGAAAATGCTGGCCGCAGGACCATTGCAAAAACTTGCAGACCATCAAACTTCAAGGTTAAAAGAAGTTTTGGGTTAA
- a CDS encoding NUDIX hydrolase produces the protein MAQKYIIYLNDSSLLLTDSLAGQTSEIQQLDVQDFDFLTFYKNLNGKAGKDYVLIAEDPKSILQKIKKQTFRIKAAGGLVQNSSGKFLFIFRNKRWDLPKGKVEKKEKMKEAALREVEEECGVKIKTNDEKICRTYHVYPLDNKIVLKKTNWYSMTVKGSPKLVPQLEEGITKAVWLGKEELKPVLEDTFPLILEVLKAGGLI, from the coding sequence ATGGCCCAAAAATACATAATATATCTAAACGATAGCAGTCTGTTATTAACGGATTCTCTTGCCGGACAAACTAGCGAAATTCAACAACTTGATGTACAGGATTTTGATTTTTTAACATTTTATAAAAATCTGAATGGTAAAGCTGGTAAAGATTATGTTTTAATTGCAGAAGATCCGAAATCTATCCTGCAAAAGATCAAGAAGCAGACCTTTAGAATTAAAGCCGCAGGGGGTCTGGTGCAAAATTCATCAGGTAAATTTCTATTTATTTTTAGAAATAAACGATGGGATTTGCCAAAGGGAAAGGTGGAAAAGAAAGAAAAAATGAAAGAAGCCGCCCTTCGTGAAGTAGAGGAAGAATGTGGTGTTAAAATAAAAACCAATGATGAAAAGATCTGCCGTACCTACCATGTGTATCCTCTGGACAATAAGATTGTACTGAAGAAAACGAATTGGTACAGTATGACGGTAAAAGGAAGCCCTAAATTGGTTCCTCAGCTTGAAGAAGGTATTACCAAAGCAGTATGGCTTGGAAAAGAAGAACTGAAACCAGTTTTGGAAGATACTTTTCCACTGATTTTAGAAGTATTGAAAGCTGGTGGCTTAATTTAA
- the pyrE gene encoding orotate phosphoribosyltransferase: MYNKSDIELKVAEFLLQIKAIKLQPANPFTWASGWKSPIYCDNRVTLSHPSVRTYIRQKLTQLIQEEFGSVDLIAGVATAGIPQGALVAQELGLPFAYVRAKAKEHGTGSLIEGEIVEGQRVVVIEDLISTGKSSLQAVEALRNAGLSVAGLVAIFTYGFDKAEENFKEAKCRYATLSNYNTLIEYAAEHSFIAQNDVDLLSKWRQNPAEWGSTLEEKS; the protein is encoded by the coding sequence ATGTATAATAAAAGTGATATTGAATTAAAGGTAGCGGAATTTTTATTACAAATAAAGGCAATAAAACTGCAACCTGCTAATCCATTTACATGGGCATCGGGCTGGAAGTCGCCAATTTATTGCGACAACAGGGTTACATTATCTCACCCTTCAGTAAGAACATACATCAGACAAAAACTTACACAGCTGATTCAGGAAGAGTTTGGCTCTGTTGATTTGATTGCTGGAGTAGCTACTGCTGGTATTCCTCAGGGAGCACTGGTAGCCCAGGAACTGGGTCTTCCTTTTGCCTACGTACGTGCAAAAGCGAAAGAACATGGCACCGGAAGTCTTATTGAAGGCGAAATTGTAGAAGGACAGCGCGTAGTGGTAATTGAAGATTTGATCTCCACAGGAAAAAGCAGCTTACAAGCTGTAGAAGCCTTAAGAAATGCAGGTTTATCAGTTGCGGGCCTGGTGGCAATATTTACCTATGGTTTTGACAAAGCAGAAGAAAACTTTAAAGAAGCCAAGTGCCGTTATGCTACACTTTCTAACTACAATACATTAATAGAATATGCAGCAGAACACAGCTTTATTGCGCAAAATGATGTAGACCTGCTGAGCAAATGGCGTCAAAACCCTGCAGAATGGGGTTCAACATTAGAAGAAAAATCTTAA